One genomic segment of Kiritimatiella glycovorans includes these proteins:
- a CDS encoding sulfite exporter TauE/SafE family protein — MLEVTIGGVQVFWPALVGLGLLIGFLTGLFGVGGGFLLTPCLRILFGVPYPVAVGSDLVQIFCTGSVSAFKHWRRGDVDVKLGVLLAAGAATGSFLGKEIMSVLQQEAGSLRIAGRSQPMLDVVMNLLFLALMAAVAVSIIREKTQEGGDTDRVDTVFSQRLRKLALPPRMSFETSGTSFSLWVPVGVALVVGMLTGLMGVGGGFIMFPLLVYVLGVSTVAAVGTGAFQIVFATGAGAMAHFSEGHVSLPLVGFLLVGSITGVQLGVRLSHRLAGRRLRRYFAGVLSLGILLILYSLAGQFGVI; from the coding sequence GTGCTGGAAGTAACGATCGGCGGGGTGCAGGTATTCTGGCCTGCCCTGGTGGGGCTCGGCTTACTGATCGGGTTCTTGACGGGCCTGTTCGGAGTCGGCGGGGGATTTCTGCTTACACCCTGCCTGCGCATCCTGTTCGGCGTTCCCTATCCTGTGGCGGTGGGAAGCGATCTCGTCCAGATCTTCTGCACGGGTTCAGTCTCGGCGTTCAAGCACTGGCGGCGGGGGGATGTCGATGTCAAACTCGGCGTACTGCTCGCCGCGGGGGCGGCGACGGGAAGTTTCCTGGGCAAGGAGATCATGTCCGTTCTGCAGCAGGAGGCGGGAAGCCTCCGGATCGCGGGGCGGAGCCAGCCGATGCTGGATGTGGTGATGAACCTCCTCTTTCTCGCGCTCATGGCGGCCGTGGCGGTGTCGATTATTCGTGAAAAGACACAGGAGGGCGGGGACACCGACCGCGTGGACACCGTCTTCTCGCAACGCCTGCGTAAGCTTGCCCTCCCGCCCCGGATGTCCTTTGAGACCAGCGGAACCTCGTTCAGCCTGTGGGTCCCCGTGGGCGTGGCCCTGGTCGTGGGCATGCTCACCGGCCTGATGGGCGTCGGCGGAGGGTTCATCATGTTCCCGCTGCTCGTCTACGTGCTCGGCGTTTCGACGGTGGCCGCCGTCGGCACGGGTGCGTTTCAGATTGTATTCGCCACCGGGGCGGGAGCCATGGCGCACTTCAGCGAGGGCCATGTTTCGCTGCCGCTGGTGGGCTTTCTGCTCGTCGGGTCGATCACCGGTGTCCAGCTGGGTGTACGGCTCTCGCACCGGCTCGCGGGGCGGCGCCTGCGGCGCTACTTCGCCGGCGTCCTGAGCCTGGGCATTCTGCTGATCCTCTACAGCCTCGCGGGCCAGTTCGGAGTCATCTGA
- a CDS encoding VacJ family lipoprotein, translating to MKITSGFAALAVVLATLVSASYAADTGAGDETLPPGLEMDGAQAGPQVPDPLEPFNRAMFQFNDKLYFWVLKPVAQGYSKILPEMTRKGVGNFFSNLESPVRVVNSALQGKFEDSGAALARFLVNTTAGGLGFTDPAAKKFDVPPPNEDLGQTLGSYGMGEMFYIVWPVLGPSNVRDTIGMVGDGFLDPLYYAEMKTWEEVALKAGDRINALSMRLGEYEQFKQDALDPYVSMRDGYLQRRRHLVEDREPGAPGPEGSEK from the coding sequence ATGAAGATTACCTCCGGATTCGCCGCACTCGCCGTCGTTCTCGCAACCCTCGTTTCCGCATCCTACGCCGCCGATACGGGGGCGGGCGATGAGACCCTCCCGCCCGGCCTGGAAATGGACGGCGCACAGGCCGGCCCGCAGGTTCCCGACCCGCTCGAACCGTTCAACCGCGCCATGTTTCAGTTCAACGACAAGCTCTACTTCTGGGTGCTCAAGCCCGTGGCGCAGGGATACTCGAAGATCCTCCCCGAAATGACCCGCAAGGGGGTCGGGAATTTCTTCTCCAACCTCGAATCGCCCGTGCGGGTCGTCAATTCGGCACTGCAGGGCAAGTTCGAGGATTCGGGCGCGGCGCTGGCGCGGTTTCTCGTGAATACCACGGCGGGCGGGCTCGGGTTCACCGATCCCGCGGCGAAAAAATTCGACGTGCCGCCGCCGAACGAGGATCTCGGCCAGACGCTCGGCTCCTACGGCATGGGCGAGATGTTTTATATCGTCTGGCCGGTGCTCGGTCCGTCCAACGTCCGCGACACGATCGGCATGGTCGGCGACGGTTTTCTCGATCCGCTCTACTACGCCGAGATGAAGACGTGGGAAGAGGTGGCCCTGAAAGCCGGCGACCGCATCAACGCACTCAGCATGCGCCTGGGCGAATACGAGCAGTTCAAACAGGATGCGCTCGACCCCTACGTCTCCATGCGCGACGGCTATCTGCAGCGGCGCCGACACCTGGTTGAGGACCGGGAACCGGGGGCGCCCGGACCCGAAGGCTCGGAAAAATAG
- a CDS encoding MlaC/ttg2D family ABC transporter substrate-binding protein has translation MTARRLLRTLIVPALLAAPTAAPAGEALDELRGATDEVLRILRNEELGEEDREEKIRSIALKEFDWRVMTRSAAGRHWRTLNDAQRDRLVPLFRDLITRTYLEKLEHYSGEEIEFTGDSVQEKYGTVNARVLRTDGKEISLVWRVIRHDAGWKVYDVVADGVSIVRNYRDQINEILTSGSFEELVSKLEQKKQQEQKKGKES, from the coding sequence ATGACCGCGCGACGACTGCTCCGGACCCTGATCGTGCCGGCCCTGCTGGCTGCGCCGACCGCCGCCCCGGCGGGCGAGGCGCTGGATGAGCTGCGCGGGGCCACGGACGAGGTGCTCAGGATTCTTCGGAACGAAGAACTCGGCGAGGAGGACAGGGAGGAGAAGATCCGCTCCATCGCCCTGAAGGAATTCGACTGGCGGGTCATGACCCGCAGCGCGGCGGGGCGGCACTGGAGGACGCTCAATGATGCACAGCGGGACCGGCTCGTCCCGCTCTTCCGCGACCTGATCACCCGTACCTATCTTGAGAAACTGGAACACTACTCCGGCGAAGAGATCGAGTTCACCGGCGATTCGGTGCAGGAGAAGTACGGTACGGTGAACGCCCGGGTGCTGAGGACCGACGGCAAGGAAATCTCACTCGTGTGGCGCGTCATCCGGCACGACGCCGGATGGAAGGTCTACGACGTCGTCGCCGACGGCGTAAGCATCGTCCGCAACTACCGCGACCAGATCAACGAGATCCTGACAAGCGGGAGTTTCGAGGAACTGGTGTCAAAACTGGAACAGAAGAAGCAACAGGAACAGAAGAAAGGGAAAGAATCATGA
- the mlaD gene encoding outer membrane lipid asymmetry maintenance protein MlaD yields MKKFDLEFTVGLFILIGIGCLVVLSIKMGRQEVIGGRGYTVNATFTDVGGLRDGATVSIAGVSVGQVEKVSMQNFAAEVRLRLGEEIELPRDTIASIKTRGVIGEKYVELSPGGAPDTLGPGETITQTEPAIDLIEMVSKYAIGQIEQKQK; encoded by the coding sequence ATGAAAAAGTTCGATCTCGAATTCACCGTGGGACTGTTCATCCTGATCGGCATCGGCTGTCTCGTCGTGCTCTCGATCAAAATGGGCCGCCAGGAGGTGATCGGCGGCCGCGGCTACACGGTGAACGCCACGTTCACCGACGTCGGCGGACTGCGCGACGGTGCCACGGTCAGCATCGCCGGCGTCTCCGTGGGTCAGGTGGAAAAGGTATCCATGCAGAATTTCGCGGCCGAGGTGCGGCTGCGTCTCGGAGAGGAGATCGAGCTTCCGCGCGATACGATCGCCTCGATCAAGACCCGCGGCGTCATCGGCGAGAAATACGTCGAACTCAGCCCCGGAGGCGCCCCGGACACCCTCGGTCCGGGCGAAACGATCACGCAGACCGAACCGGCCATAGACCTGATCGAGATGGTTTCGAAATACGCGATAGGACAGATCGAACAGAAACAGAAGTAA
- a CDS encoding ABC transporter ATP-binding protein codes for MNPILKIDDVHKTLRGLKVLRGATLEVMPHEVVGLIGGSGEGKSVLLKHAAGLMRPDHGHVYVDGDDLCCLSRRHKQSFYDRLGFLFQNGALFDSLSVYENITFPLREQGLGEQEIRERIRTVLGHVGLEGSEEKLPGQLSGGMLKRAALARALIKFPEIMLFDEPTTGLDPLIVRTIHNLIHSCQRELNYAGIIVTHEIPAIFGLVQKVAFLYEGRIRFYGTPEEVHQTNDPVLREFIDSATMTEDPVTWHGCLGTNNGGA; via the coding sequence ATGAACCCGATCCTTAAAATCGACGACGTGCATAAGACGCTCCGGGGACTGAAGGTCCTCCGCGGTGCCACGCTCGAGGTGATGCCGCACGAGGTGGTCGGGCTGATCGGCGGGAGCGGCGAGGGCAAGAGCGTGCTGCTGAAGCATGCGGCGGGGCTGATGCGCCCCGACCACGGCCATGTCTATGTCGACGGCGACGACCTGTGCTGCCTGAGCCGCCGCCACAAGCAGTCCTTTTACGACCGGCTCGGGTTCCTCTTCCAGAACGGGGCGCTGTTCGACTCGCTGAGCGTCTACGAGAACATCACCTTCCCGCTCCGCGAGCAGGGCCTCGGCGAACAGGAGATCCGCGAACGCATCCGAACCGTCCTCGGCCACGTGGGGCTGGAAGGCTCGGAGGAAAAACTGCCCGGACAGCTCAGCGGAGGAATGCTCAAGCGCGCCGCGCTCGCGCGGGCGCTGATCAAGTTCCCCGAGATCATGCTCTTCGACGAACCCACCACGGGGCTCGACCCGCTCATCGTGCGCACCATCCACAACCTGATCCACAGCTGCCAGCGCGAACTGAACTACGCGGGGATCATCGTCACGCACGAGATCCCGGCCATCTTCGGGCTGGTTCAGAAGGTGGCCTTCCTTTATGAGGGGCGTATCCGCTTCTACGGAACGCCGGAGGAAGTGCACCAGACCAACGACCCGGTGCTGCGGGAGTTCATTGACAGTGCGACCATGACGGAAGATCCTGTCACCTGGCACGGATGCCTGGGGACGAACAACGGCGGAGCGTAA
- a CDS encoding MlaE family ABC transporter permease, producing the protein MNRAEQVIRSLGRPMARVIRDLGRLALFLAHTFFHLVSRKLKFLTTVEQLQFVGYQSLLIVGLTGAFTGMVLSFQGYYTLNQVGTTALLGPLVALSLLRELGPVISALMVTGRAGSAVTAEIGIMRIGEQLDALEVMGLNPYRHVVVPRFLALIIAVPLLASFFNAVGILGGYGVGVHLLGVPAGTYFGEMTDYVHLKDITSGLYKSCSFGVLIAWICCFKGYTTGLGAKGVSRATTEAVVMASVVILAWDYFMTSILF; encoded by the coding sequence ATGAATCGCGCAGAACAGGTTATAAGGTCTCTGGGACGTCCCATGGCCCGCGTAATCCGGGACCTCGGCCGGCTTGCACTTTTTCTGGCGCATACGTTTTTTCACCTCGTGAGCAGGAAGCTCAAGTTCCTCACCACGGTCGAACAGCTGCAGTTCGTCGGGTACCAGTCCCTGCTGATCGTGGGGCTCACGGGCGCGTTCACCGGCATGGTGCTGTCCTTCCAGGGCTACTACACGCTCAACCAGGTCGGGACGACGGCCCTGCTCGGCCCGCTCGTCGCGCTCTCGCTGCTGCGTGAACTGGGGCCGGTGATCAGCGCGCTGATGGTCACCGGCCGCGCGGGTTCGGCGGTCACCGCCGAAATCGGGATCATGCGCATCGGCGAGCAGCTCGACGCGCTGGAGGTGATGGGGCTGAACCCCTACCGCCACGTGGTGGTGCCCCGCTTCCTCGCGCTCATCATCGCCGTCCCGCTGCTCGCCTCTTTTTTCAACGCAGTCGGCATTCTCGGAGGATACGGCGTGGGCGTGCACCTGCTCGGCGTGCCCGCCGGGACGTATTTCGGCGAAATGACCGATTACGTGCATCTGAAAGACATCACCAGCGGTCTCTACAAGTCGTGCAGTTTCGGCGTGCTGATCGCGTGGATATGCTGTTTCAAGGGGTACACCACGGGGCTCGGCGCGAAGGGTGTGAGCCGCGCCACCACCGAGGCCGTCGTGATGGCCTCGGTCGTCATTCTCGCCTGGGACTATTTCATGACCTCCATACTGTTCTGA
- a CDS encoding glycosyl hydrolase family 28-related protein, translated as MSDNGSMTRRAMMGAGAAGFFGATARAAAAEGSAPLAPRQAFSVRDFGAKGDGASDDSGAFQKALDRAVHAGNGAIYVPAGHYRIGRRVSAEATLEGLALLGDGQNVSSLICDHEEGVFRLHDHRCLTAVTVRDLSFFADRPAAGTALEISSPPRGARNYRTLLVENVDIRGFGVPSRSYFTRGIDATGQWRPLFMNVIVSGISDPGYKRGDRSDDAPSYAAEVGIVADWCYAPSFQHCYVWSQRTGYRIVNRGREQGPEDSAFYRSNAVGCVIGMDIETPIFEPQLVIESCHINCRDVGVWLKNRKFFQLTNNLMYGQDGTDFPYVDFLLHNAYSGTIIGNVFQSPEITNYREDPPADHTMIELRGRTRHLLISHNVLNAKGRMLKRSGDMEGLIVKDNLASNPHVEMDGHE; from the coding sequence ATGAGTGATAACGGCTCGATGACACGGCGTGCGATGATGGGCGCGGGGGCGGCGGGTTTTTTCGGGGCGACGGCGCGCGCGGCGGCCGCGGAGGGTTCGGCGCCGCTGGCCCCGAGGCAGGCGTTTTCGGTGCGCGATTTCGGAGCGAAGGGAGACGGGGCCTCCGACGACAGCGGAGCGTTCCAGAAGGCGCTCGACCGGGCGGTTCACGCCGGCAACGGCGCGATCTATGTCCCGGCCGGCCATTACCGGATCGGGAGGCGCGTGTCCGCGGAGGCCACGCTCGAAGGACTCGCGCTGCTCGGCGACGGCCAGAATGTCTCCAGCCTGATCTGCGACCACGAGGAGGGCGTCTTCCGCCTGCATGACCATCGCTGCCTGACGGCGGTGACGGTGCGCGACCTGTCGTTCTTCGCCGATCGCCCCGCCGCGGGCACGGCGCTCGAAATCTCGTCGCCGCCGCGCGGCGCGCGCAACTACCGCACACTGCTCGTGGAAAACGTCGACATCCGCGGATTCGGCGTGCCGTCCCGCAGCTATTTCACGCGGGGCATCGACGCCACCGGCCAGTGGCGTCCGCTTTTCATGAACGTGATCGTTTCCGGGATCAGCGACCCGGGGTACAAGCGCGGGGACCGTTCCGACGACGCGCCGTCGTATGCGGCGGAAGTGGGGATCGTCGCCGACTGGTGCTACGCGCCGAGCTTCCAGCACTGCTACGTCTGGTCGCAGCGCACCGGCTACAGAATCGTGAACCGCGGCCGCGAGCAGGGTCCCGAGGACAGCGCCTTCTACCGCAGCAACGCCGTCGGCTGCGTGATCGGGATGGACATCGAGACGCCGATCTTCGAGCCGCAACTCGTGATCGAGTCGTGCCACATCAACTGCCGCGATGTCGGCGTATGGCTCAAGAACCGCAAGTTTTTCCAGCTCACCAACAATCTGATGTACGGTCAGGACGGCACGGATTTTCCCTACGTCGACTTTCTGCTCCACAACGCCTATTCCGGCACGATCATCGGCAACGTGTTCCAGTCGCCGGAAATTACCAACTACCGGGAAGATCCGCCCGCCGATCACACGATGATCGAGCTGCGCGGGCGCACGCGCCACCTGCTCATCTCCCACAACGTCCTCAACGCCAAGGGCCGCATGCTCAAGCGATCCGGTGACATGGAGGGGCTGATCGTAAAGGACAACCTGGCGTCGAACCCGCACGTGGAGATGGACGGGCACGAATAA
- a CDS encoding sulfatase-like hydrolase/transferase, whose protein sequence is MMRRRDFMAAAAAAGAIPALSAKGAKRRKPNLVLILADDLGEEALSCYGCESWTTPRLDQMADEGVRFTHAYANPLCAPSRVKIMTGRYNCFNYTAWDYLDPKETTFANLLREEGYATAMAGKWQLGGDLKIPDRFGFDEHCLWQIDDKRGSRFYEPLVERNGTWLDPEKQPYGPDLFCDFINDFILRKAREGQPFLAYFSMALVHRPFHLPPGYRAEGQEPNDPEGRLAYFKTMVEHMDRLVGYVLDTVDDAGVSAETLVLFVGDNGTVPLEIVQHGETVRGGKGKPTEQGTNVPLIARCPGSTPPGTVCGDLVDLSDFLPTLAEAGGAPVPDDVDGRSFLPQCLGREGNPRDWVFVHYNPRLNDKVTPARFVRGKRWKLFGDGRLFDLHNDPHEQNPVRPGEGDTSALQARRRLQPVLDRMPCDFQTE, encoded by the coding sequence ATGATGCGGCGACGTGATTTCATGGCGGCGGCGGCAGCGGCGGGTGCGATACCGGCTCTGTCTGCGAAGGGGGCGAAGAGGAGGAAGCCCAACCTGGTTTTGATTCTGGCCGACGATCTGGGCGAGGAGGCCCTGAGCTGTTACGGGTGTGAGTCGTGGACGACCCCGCGGCTCGATCAGATGGCCGATGAGGGCGTACGGTTCACGCATGCCTATGCCAACCCGCTCTGCGCACCGTCGCGCGTCAAGATCATGACCGGACGCTACAACTGTTTCAATTACACCGCGTGGGATTATCTCGATCCGAAGGAGACCACGTTTGCCAATCTCCTGCGCGAAGAGGGGTACGCCACGGCCATGGCCGGCAAGTGGCAGCTTGGCGGCGACCTGAAGATTCCGGACCGCTTCGGCTTTGACGAGCACTGCCTGTGGCAGATCGACGACAAGCGCGGCAGTCGCTTCTACGAGCCGCTGGTGGAACGCAACGGCACCTGGCTCGATCCGGAAAAACAGCCGTACGGGCCCGATCTGTTCTGCGACTTCATCAACGATTTCATCCTGAGGAAGGCAAGGGAGGGACAGCCCTTCCTCGCGTATTTCTCGATGGCGCTGGTGCATCGTCCGTTTCATCTTCCGCCGGGGTACCGGGCGGAGGGACAGGAGCCGAACGACCCCGAGGGGCGCCTGGCGTACTTCAAAACGATGGTCGAGCACATGGACCGGCTCGTCGGTTACGTGCTGGACACGGTCGACGACGCGGGCGTCAGCGCGGAGACGCTGGTGCTGTTCGTTGGCGACAACGGCACGGTTCCGCTCGAAATCGTGCAGCACGGCGAGACGGTCAGGGGCGGCAAGGGCAAGCCGACCGAGCAGGGCACGAACGTGCCGCTGATCGCGCGCTGCCCGGGCTCGACGCCCCCCGGCACCGTATGCGGGGATCTGGTGGATCTGTCCGATTTCCTGCCCACACTGGCGGAAGCGGGTGGAGCACCGGTGCCGGACGATGTGGACGGCCGCAGTTTTCTTCCGCAGTGTCTCGGTCGGGAGGGGAACCCGCGCGACTGGGTTTTCGTCCACTACAACCCGCGTCTCAACGACAAGGTCACGCCGGCCCGGTTCGTGCGCGGGAAGCGGTGGAAGCTGTTCGGCGACGGGCGGTTGTTTGATCTGCACAATGACCCGCACGAGCAGAACCCGGTCCGGCCGGGCGAGGGCGACACGTCGGCACTGCAGGCCCGTCGGCGACTCCAGCCCGTTCTCGACCGCATGCCGTGCGACTTTCAGACCGAATGA
- a CDS encoding pilus assembly FimT family protein: protein MGGHRNAGRGGFTLIELMMVILVMGIIATIAIPAFQGSQSRAARVDAAARELQGAVSLARQWAITKRQHTYLLLPDDNCSDKDKSFTHYAIYACTNETTCDDTAPEGEFIRGWKAYQEGVVVYPPPSTAEKNFALGTDNYASVKCLVWRPNGRMKGLAVTTPEIEVYPGRTDESGSVDGSPEDDARKYARATVVINRLTGISEVRNYEED, encoded by the coding sequence ATGGGTGGACATCGGAATGCGGGCCGGGGCGGATTTACCCTGATTGAGCTGATGATGGTGATCCTCGTGATGGGGATCATCGCGACGATCGCGATTCCCGCCTTTCAGGGCAGTCAGAGCCGGGCGGCGCGCGTCGATGCCGCCGCGCGCGAACTGCAGGGCGCCGTCTCGCTCGCGCGCCAGTGGGCCATCACCAAACGCCAGCATACGTACCTGCTGCTTCCGGACGATAACTGCAGCGATAAGGACAAATCCTTCACGCACTACGCCATCTACGCCTGCACCAACGAGACGACCTGCGATGATACCGCCCCGGAGGGCGAGTTCATCCGGGGCTGGAAGGCCTACCAGGAGGGCGTGGTGGTCTATCCGCCGCCGAGTACTGCGGAGAAGAATTTTGCGCTGGGCACTGACAATTACGCTTCCGTCAAATGTCTGGTCTGGCGCCCGAACGGGCGGATGAAGGGCCTGGCAGTGACTACGCCCGAAATCGAGGTCTATCCCGGGCGGACGGATGAAAGCGGGTCCGTGGACGGATCTCCTGAAGACGATGCGCGAAAGTATGCGCGGGCTACGGTGGTCATCAATCGTCTCACCGGCATTTCCGAGGTGCGTAATTATGAAGAAGACTAG
- a CDS encoding type IV pilus modification PilV family protein produces the protein MKKTSHRVSGRSGGFSLVEVTLALLIVGIGLLSLLGLFGEGIRMTRGSEKDAYMADFAESLLESVRAEYSLSGNFPGSVPAPGFQSGGSSTVWTNSECTGANYGQINTSSGGPYQFRCSSAGGGGYSLQYSLDMQTMTATNPASATLYLWPDYYADEPSRREAEIFYTEFFRHN, from the coding sequence ATGAAGAAGACTAGTCATCGGGTCTCCGGCCGGTCCGGGGGGTTCTCACTGGTCGAGGTCACCCTGGCCCTGCTGATCGTCGGTATCGGACTGCTGAGCCTGCTCGGTCTTTTCGGCGAGGGCATCAGGATGACCCGGGGTTCGGAGAAGGATGCCTACATGGCCGATTTCGCGGAAAGCCTGCTCGAATCCGTACGGGCTGAATATTCCCTCAGCGGCAACTTTCCCGGTTCCGTTCCCGCGCCCGGGTTTCAGAGCGGGGGATCGTCGACGGTCTGGACCAACAGCGAGTGCACCGGCGCGAATTACGGTCAGATCAACACGAGCAGCGGCGGACCGTATCAGTTTCGCTGCAGCAGCGCGGGGGGAGGCGGGTACTCGTTGCAGTACTCCCTGGATATGCAGACTATGACCGCGACTAACCCGGCCTCGGCCACCCTCTACCTCTGGCCCGATTACTACGCCGACGAGCCGTCGCGACGGGAAGCGGAGATATTCTACACGGAGTTTTTCAGACATAACTGA
- a CDS encoding PulJ/GspJ family protein, whose translation MKTSHPQTKHGFTLVELLLAMGVLMLLVLAMGNVFSNAQRAMEQGSRKSERLLHGQSALSLIKEELSAALLHTNTPFEVRVDGAGDNVLRFFSTSDIFAPPTGVHRSIYPVEYAINTSNDLVRAYVDPANFTPISAMLGQSWNPSLFTPVNEDIASRNVTRFEVAVTLRSGTTTNRYIWGAGNTNRPAYIDLTLGVLSEDHAERAARMSGGDRDSYLNRHEQVFSTRTRLRAMPAN comes from the coding sequence ATGAAAACATCACACCCGCAGACTAAACACGGCTTCACGCTCGTCGAACTTCTGCTCGCCATGGGTGTGCTGATGCTGCTCGTGCTGGCCATGGGCAACGTTTTCTCGAACGCGCAGCGCGCCATGGAGCAGGGGAGCCGCAAGAGCGAGCGGCTTCTTCACGGTCAGAGTGCCCTGTCGCTGATCAAGGAGGAACTTTCCGCCGCGCTGCTCCATACGAACACGCCCTTCGAGGTGCGTGTGGATGGTGCCGGCGACAATGTGCTCCGGTTTTTTTCCACTTCGGACATCTTCGCCCCCCCCACCGGCGTGCATCGCAGCATTTATCCCGTCGAATATGCGATCAATACCAGCAACGACCTCGTACGCGCCTATGTCGATCCCGCCAACTTCACCCCGATTTCCGCGATGCTGGGCCAGTCTTGGAATCCTTCGCTGTTTACGCCTGTGAATGAGGACATCGCTTCGCGTAACGTGACCCGTTTCGAAGTCGCGGTCACCCTGCGGAGCGGCACCACCACGAACCGTTATATCTGGGGCGCCGGAAACACGAACCGCCCCGCCTACATTGACCTAACGCTCGGGGTTTTGAGCGAAGATCACGCGGAGCGTGCCGCCAGGATGTCGGGCGGGGACCGCGACAGCTATCTGAATCGTCATGAGCAGGTGTTTTCCACCCGGACCCGCCTCAGGGCCATGCCTGCGAACTGA
- a CDS encoding DUF1015 domain-containing protein, translating into MDIQPFHAWRPKAGQEHRVAAPPYDVVTADEARELAGDNPHCFLHVTRAEIDLPANIEPYSDEVYLRGRDNLDRMKREHVLERDAEPSLYLYSQSDETHEQNGLVAACHVRDYVEGRIRIHEKTRAAKEADRVRCIDTQNAQTGPVFLAYRGREDLNRRAAELKTHEPIFTLETPEGVTHRAWAIPDPDAWVEAFADIPEVFVADGHHRAAAASAVAARRLEARGGEQPFAPDQYMMAVLFPAEQLCILPYNRIVRRLPADSAAFLDKLNEVCAIEPLDAQRTPEHGRFLCYIDGSWHRLTPRTEAPEDDPVARLDVSRLQDAILAPLLGVEDPRTDENIDFVGGKGSPEKIKAMVDGGEAALGFSLHPTTMDDLMAVAEAGRLMPPKSTWFEPKLLSGLFVHTLEE; encoded by the coding sequence ATGGATATACAGCCTTTTCATGCATGGCGGCCGAAAGCGGGACAGGAACATCGCGTGGCGGCTCCGCCCTACGACGTGGTGACGGCGGATGAGGCCCGCGAGCTGGCGGGCGACAACCCGCACTGTTTTCTGCATGTCACGCGCGCGGAGATCGATCTGCCGGCGAATATCGAGCCCTACAGCGACGAGGTGTACTTGCGCGGCCGCGACAATCTGGACCGGATGAAACGCGAACACGTGCTCGAACGGGACGCGGAGCCGTCACTCTACCTCTACAGCCAGAGCGATGAGACGCACGAGCAGAACGGGCTGGTGGCGGCGTGCCACGTTCGCGATTACGTCGAAGGCCGCATCCGGATCCATGAGAAGACGCGCGCGGCGAAAGAGGCGGACCGGGTGCGCTGCATCGATACCCAGAACGCGCAGACCGGCCCGGTCTTTCTCGCCTACCGCGGGCGGGAGGACCTGAACCGCCGCGCCGCGGAACTCAAGACGCACGAGCCGATCTTTACGCTCGAAACCCCGGAGGGGGTCACGCACCGCGCCTGGGCCATTCCCGATCCCGACGCCTGGGTTGAAGCCTTTGCCGATATCCCGGAGGTCTTCGTGGCCGACGGCCACCACCGCGCCGCGGCCGCCTCGGCCGTGGCGGCCCGCCGTCTCGAGGCCCGCGGGGGCGAACAACCCTTCGCGCCGGACCAGTATATGATGGCGGTGCTCTTTCCCGCCGAACAGCTCTGCATCCTTCCGTACAACCGGATCGTGCGGCGCCTCCCCGCGGACTCCGCAGCCTTTCTCGACAAACTGAACGAGGTGTGCGCGATCGAACCGCTCGACGCGCAGCGCACGCCGGAACACGGCCGGTTTCTCTGCTATATCGACGGCAGCTGGCACCGGCTTACCCCCCGCACGGAAGCGCCGGAGGACGACCCCGTGGCGCGGCTGGACGTCAGCCGGCTGCAGGACGCCATCCTGGCTCCGCTGCTCGGGGTTGAGGACCCGCGCACGGACGAGAATATCGACTTCGTCGGCGGCAAGGGCAGTCCTGAAAAGATTAAAGCGATGGTCGACGGCGGCGAGGCCGCGCTGGGCTTTTCGCTGCATCCGACCACGATGGACGACCTGATGGCCGTGGCCGAGGCCGGAAGACTCATGCCGCCGAAGAGCACCTGGTTCGAGCCGAAACTCCTCTCCGGCCTCTTCGTCCACACGCTGGAGGAATAA